Proteins found in one Neofelis nebulosa isolate mNeoNeb1 chromosome 3, mNeoNeb1.pri, whole genome shotgun sequence genomic segment:
- the CLN8 gene encoding protein CLN8 isoform X2, which translates to MTHVSDGGTAGSIFDLDYTSWKIRSTLVVAGFVFYVGVFVVCHQLSSSLNATYRSLVAREKVFWNLAATRAVFGVQSTAAGLWALLADPVLQADKARGQQNWCWFHVATATGFFLFENVAVHVSNVLFRTFDWFLVVHHLFAFLGFLGSVVNLRAGHYLAMITLLLEVSTPFTCVSWMLLKAGCSDSLFWKLNQWLMIHMFHCRMVLTYHMWWVCFWHWDGLRSSLHLPHLALFLVGLGLLTLVLNPYWTHKKTQQLLTPVDWNFAQPEPGGGRPAGANGQVPQKKGQ; encoded by the exons ATGACTCATGTGAGCGATGGCGGCACAGCAGGGAGCATTTTCGACCTGGACTACACGTCCTGGAAGATCCGCTCAACGCTCGTGGTCGCCGGCTTCGTCTTCTACGTGGGCGTCTTCGTCGTCTGCCACCAGCTGTCATCCTCCCTGAATGCCACCTACCGCTCCCTGGTGGCCAGAGAGAAGGTCTTCTGGAACCTGGCGGCCACCCGCGCGGTCTTTGGCGTTCAGAGCACGGCCGCGGGCCTGTGGGCCTTGCTGGCGGACCCCGTGCTCCAGGCCGATAAGGCGCGCGGCCAGCAGAACTGGTGCTGGTTTCACGTGGCGACAGCAacgggattctttctctttgaaaacGTCGCGGTTCACGTGTCCAACGTGCTCTTCCGGACGTTTGACTGGTTTCTGGTCGTCCACCACCTCTTTGCCTTCCTGGGCTTTCTCGGCTCGGTGGTCAACCTCAGAGCCGGCCACTACCTGGCCATGATCACGCTGCTCCTGGAGGTCAGCACCCCCTTCACCTGCGTTTCCTGGATGCTCCTGAAG GCCGGCTGCTCCGACTCCCTGTTCTGGAAGCTGAACCAGTGGCTGATGATCCACATGTTCCACTGCCGCATGGTGCTCACCTACCACATGTGGTGGGTGTGCTTCTGGCACTGGGACGGCCTGCGCAGCAGCCTGCACCTTCCGCACCTGGCGCTGTTCCTCGTGGGGCTGGGTCTGCTCACGCTCGTCCTCAACCCCTACTGGACCCATAAGAAGACACAGCAGCTCCTGACCCCGGTGGACTGGAACTTCGCGCAGCCGGAGCCCGGAGGCGGGCGGCCCGCGGGGGCCAATGGCCAGGTGCCGCAGAAGAAGGGGCAGTAG
- the CLN8 gene encoding protein CLN8 isoform X3 — protein MTHVSDGGTAGSIFDLDYTSWKIRSTLVVAGFVFYVGVFVVCHQLSSSLNATYRSLVAREKVFWNLAATRAVFGVQSTAAGLWALLADPVLQADKARGQQNWCWFHVATATGFFLFENVAVHVSNVLFRTFDWFLVVHHLFAFLGFLGSVVNLRAGHYLAMITLLLEVSTPFTCVSWMLLKESQLWVLFLRLESILTCLLCLVWERGPISFLCTWLSGLPSSTCQRYCPCPVVRNGLTIPGGFLSGLCVLFHRTACQCRATLISFEIEFEIRKCDAFIVVLLSQE, from the exons ATGACTCATGTGAGCGATGGCGGCACAGCAGGGAGCATTTTCGACCTGGACTACACGTCCTGGAAGATCCGCTCAACGCTCGTGGTCGCCGGCTTCGTCTTCTACGTGGGCGTCTTCGTCGTCTGCCACCAGCTGTCATCCTCCCTGAATGCCACCTACCGCTCCCTGGTGGCCAGAGAGAAGGTCTTCTGGAACCTGGCGGCCACCCGCGCGGTCTTTGGCGTTCAGAGCACGGCCGCGGGCCTGTGGGCCTTGCTGGCGGACCCCGTGCTCCAGGCCGATAAGGCGCGCGGCCAGCAGAACTGGTGCTGGTTTCACGTGGCGACAGCAacgggattctttctctttgaaaacGTCGCGGTTCACGTGTCCAACGTGCTCTTCCGGACGTTTGACTGGTTTCTGGTCGTCCACCACCTCTTTGCCTTCCTGGGCTTTCTCGGCTCGGTGGTCAACCTCAGAGCCGGCCACTACCTGGCCATGATCACGCTGCTCCTGGAGGTCAGCACCCCCTTCACCTGCGTTTCCTGGATGCTCCTGAAG gagtctCAGCTTTGGGTCTTATTTTTAAGACTTGAGTCCATTCTGACttgccttttgtgtctggtgtggGAACGTGGTCCCATTTCGTTCCTTTGCACGTGGCTGTCCGGTCTCCCCAGCAGCACCTGTCAAAGGTACTGCCCTTGCCCCGTTGTCAGAAATGGACTGACCATACCTGGCGGATTTCTCTCTGGGCTCTGCGTTCTGTTCCATCGGACTGCGTGTCAGTGTCGGGCAACTTTGATTAGCTTTGAGAtagagtttgaaatcaggaagtgtgatgccttcatcgttgttcttctttctcaagagtgA